The genomic DNA GGTTATTCGGGATTACAGAAAAGGAGTTTTGCAGAGATCATGTGCGGCTTGTTCCTAGTGAATGGGTTGAAATCACTGCAAAGAAATAATTAAATGTCAGAAACTAAAACCTTAAACCTCAAACGCGATTACGGCAAAAAAGTCATTCCCCTCGCCCAGTTTAAAGAAATGAACGGGGATTATGACGAAACCGAATTTAACAATTACAAATCCCTTTACGAAAAGACCTTAACTACGATTTCTCAGGGTGAAATTGTTAAAGGAAAAATTCTTGCCATCAGTGAAAAAGAAGTCAAAGTTGATATCGGCTTCAAAAGCGAAGGCATCATTCCCACAGCGGAATTTGGTACCAATCTGGAAAAATTCAAGATCGGCGATGACATTGAAGTATTCTTGGATAATATTGAAGATAAAGAAGGTCAGATCATTCTCTCGCACAAAAAAGCAGATTTCATGCGCGTATGGGAGAGAATTACTAAAATGCATGAGACGGGCGAAGTGGTCAGCGGAACGATCACAAAACGTATCAAGGGCGGCATGGTGGTCAATGTATTAGGAATCGATTGCTTCCTCCCTGGTTCACAAATCGATGTCAAGCCGATCCGTGATTTTGACGCGTACGTCAATCGTGAGATGCAATTCAAAGTTGTAAAATTGAACAATCTCCGTAAGAATGTTGTCGTCAGCAGCCGCGCACTGATTGAAGAATCTACTAAGGGACAGCGCGAACGCATTCTTACCGAACTTCAAAAAGGTCAGATATTGGACGGCACTGTTAAGAATATCACGGATTTCGGCGCCTTCATCGATCTGGGCGGCGTAGACGGACTTCTGCATATTACCGATATGTCATGGGGCCGTGTAAAACATCCCTCCGAGATAGTGAAGCTGGATGAAAAAGTGAAGGTCATGGTCATTGATTTCAATGAGCAAAAAGACCGCATCTCCTTAGGCATGAAACAAATGCAGGCAGAACCGTGGGTCGAAGCAGCTAAAAAATATCCCGTGAATACATTAGTTAAGGGCAAGATTGTTTCCATCACGGATTACGGCGCCTTTATTGAACTCGAAAAGGGAATTGAAGGCTTGATTCACATATCAGAAATGTCATGGAATCAAACGATCAAACACCCTTCGCAGGTATTCAATATTGGCGACGAAATCGAAGCGGAAGTAGTCAGTATCGTTGCTGAAGAACGTAAGGTTTCCCTATCGATTAAGAAATTACAAAATGATCCCTGGGAAAATGTCGAATCGAAATATCCGCTCGGCAGCAAGCATCTTGGTAAAGTTCGTAACCTGACTAATTTCGGCGTCTTTGTTGAACTCGAGCCCGGTATTGACGGACTAGTTCATATTTCTGATCTTTCATGGACACGTAAAGTTCGTAACCCGAATGAAATCGTGAAAAAAGGCGATGATATTGAAGTCGTGATCATGGGTATTGACAAAGAAAATCGCCGCATCTCGATGAGCCACAAACATATCGGCGAAAATCCATGGGACGGATTTATCGAAGCTTATTCACCCGGAACAGAAACAACAGGTAAAGTAAGC from bacterium includes the following:
- a CDS encoding 30S ribosomal protein S1, with the translated sequence MSETKTLNLKRDYGKKVIPLAQFKEMNGDYDETEFNNYKSLYEKTLTTISQGEIVKGKILAISEKEVKVDIGFKSEGIIPTAEFGTNLEKFKIGDDIEVFLDNIEDKEGQIILSHKKADFMRVWERITKMHETGEVVSGTITKRIKGGMVVNVLGIDCFLPGSQIDVKPIRDFDAYVNREMQFKVVKLNNLRKNVVVSSRALIEESTKGQRERILTELQKGQILDGTVKNITDFGAFIDLGGVDGLLHITDMSWGRVKHPSEIVKLDEKVKVMVIDFNEQKDRISLGMKQMQAEPWVEAAKKYPVNTLVKGKIVSITDYGAFIELEKGIEGLIHISEMSWNQTIKHPSQVFNIGDEIEAEVVSIVAEERKVSLSIKKLQNDPWENVESKYPLGSKHLGKVRNLTNFGVFVELEPGIDGLVHISDLSWTRKVRNPNEIVKKGDDIEVVIMGIDKENRRISMSHKHIGENPWDGFIEAYSPGTETTGKVSRTIEKGLIVELPLGVEGFIPSSHLPKSDKKDSFAEGVELNLVVIEFDKDNKKIVLSSTEFEKAKEAKLVEEYNARQQAGAEETKN